From the Vicinamibacteria bacterium genome, one window contains:
- a CDS encoding ABC transporter permease, with product MLRQVATLFRYRLLIQSLVSRDLKARYRGSILGFFWSFINPLLLLLTYTVVFTVIMPGRRSPNMEPYYLFFFCGILPWTFFSSALLESSGVLIAGGNLIKKVLFPAEVLPVVTVVSNLVHFLLGLPILLAFLAFEGRLGPEALLLPLPLLVQLVFTLGLALFVSALTVHFRDLQNILGHVLHLWFFGSPVLYFYGDVQGRLRDVLRLNPMSHILVSYQQILFSGRFDHGRGLLLAGLVALLSFAAGGFLFDRLRDTLAEEV from the coding sequence ATGCTGCGTCAAGTCGCGACCCTCTTCCGCTATCGCCTCCTCATCCAGAGCCTGGTGAGCCGGGACCTCAAGGCCCGCTACCGCGGGAGCATCCTGGGGTTCTTCTGGAGCTTCATCAACCCCCTGCTCCTGCTCCTCACCTACACCGTCGTCTTCACCGTCATCATGCCCGGGCGGCGCTCCCCCAACATGGAGCCCTACTACCTCTTCTTCTTCTGTGGCATCCTTCCCTGGACCTTCTTCAGCTCCGCCCTTCTCGAGTCCTCCGGCGTCCTCATCGCGGGGGGGAACCTCATCAAGAAGGTGCTCTTTCCGGCGGAGGTGCTGCCGGTGGTGACGGTGGTCTCGAACCTGGTCCACTTCCTGCTCGGGCTGCCCATCCTCCTCGCCTTCCTGGCCTTCGAGGGCCGGCTGGGGCCGGAGGCCCTCCTCCTGCCCCTGCCCCTCCTCGTCCAGCTCGTCTTCACCCTCGGCCTCGCCCTCTTCGTCTCCGCCCTCACCGTCCATTTCCGCGACCTCCAGAACATTCTCGGCCACGTCCTCCACCTCTGGTTCTTTGGCTCCCCCGTCCTGTACTTCTACGGCGATGTCCAGGGGAGGCTGCGGGACGTCCTCCGCCTGAACCCCATGTCCCACATCCTGGTCTCCTACCAGCAGATCCTCTTCTCCGGGCGCTTCGACCATGGCCGGGGCCTGCTTCTGGCCGGCCTCGTCGCGCTCCTGAGCTTCGCGGCCGGGGGCTTCCTCTTCGACCGCCTGCGGGACACCCTGGCGGAGGAAGTGTGA